In the genome of Streptomyces fagopyri, the window GTCCGCGACAACTGTGCGCGTTTACGGTAGGACGTGTCTGACTCTGTTGGAAGAGGAGAGCGAAAGCTGTCCGATATCCCGTCAGAACCTGCGACCCCCTGCGGAGATGAGGGATGAGCTCTGAGCCCTGCGTTCGGTTGTGTTGAATGGCGTCCGGAGGGGACCTGTGGCGCGGTCACCGGCCGGCGGGCGTTGCCCGGGCAGAGGGCGCGGCAGGACATCGGAGGTCCCGCGGAATCCCCTGCGTGGCGTCGGGCGACGTCGAGCCAGGCCGGTGAACCTTCCGGGGTGCCCGTCGGCGCTCTGACCACATTGGTTCGCCGGGTTGGGGGTCGGCGCGGTCGGATGTGCGGTGACGTGCGAGGTGCAAGATGAATGCCCGTCACCCCGACGTGCCGGCAGTCCAGCGCCGCGAGCGGGCCTGTATCCGAAGCGAGAAGGGCATCCGCTGGGGAGGCCGCCCACTCGCCGAAGCGGCCTGCCCCACCGAGAAGAGAGCCTCCGATGGCAGTAGAGATCATCTACGAGACTCACGCCACCACCACCGACAACCAGGCGGGCATCGCTACCGGCTGGCTCCCGGGCCGGCTCTCGGAACTGGGCCGCCGCCAGGCCGGGGAACTGGGCGAGCGCCGACGCGGCGACGCGCTCGCGGCGGTGTTCACCTCCGACCTTCACCGCGCCGTGGAAACCGCCCGGATCGCGTTCCCCGGCGGCAAGCCCGCGATCCATCAGGACATCCGACTACGCGAGTGCAACTACGGCGACCTCAACGGAACATCCGCCGTCCTCATCGCCGCCCAACGGGCCCGCCGGATCGACGAGCCCTTCCCAGGCGGACAGAGCTACCGCCAGGTCCTGGCGGCCACCGACGCATTCCTCCATGACCTGGCCACTGACTGGGACGGCTGCCGGATCCTGCTGATCGCCCACTCGGCCAACCGATGGGCTCTGGACTGTCTGCTCGCCGGAGCATCACTGGACGACCTGCTCGAAGCCCCACCTGCGTGGCGCCCGGGCTGGCGCTATACGCTTCCCGCCGACTGGCCTGCCCCAACCCGGTGAACCTTCTGAGTCACGGCACTAGACACCCGCCGAGCGCCGGCCCAGGACGGGCTCCGCCAGCAGTCGCGCCATCGCGCAGAGGGTCTGGCCGTGCCGGGCGAAGAGTTCGTCACGCGAGCCGAAGTGGCCGAGATCCGCCAGGACATGGGCCGAGAGGTCGCAGGCGACACTGTCGGCGGGGCAGACCGTCGCGCCGTCCCAGTCGATCGCCGTCCTGGACAACGCCTCGAAGAGCGTCTCCGCGCCGGTGTTGGTGAAGCCGCCGCCGTGCCCTTCGCTCAACTCATCCAGGCCGCCGAAGAGTTCCGAGACCGTCAGCCAGGGCGGGGTGGGCCGGTCGGCCGGCGACAGGTCTTCAAGGCGGAATTCCGGCCACGCGAGCAGAACCTGGTCCGGGACGATCCGGTGCAGCCGGGGAAAGCGCGGATACCAGAAGGCCCCGTCCACCAGCAGCCCGCGCACCCGCGTGGCCACCCCGGACGCCCGTGCGACGGCCTCCAGTACGGCCAGCCGCTGGCTGCACGACCCGCGCCCGAGGCGAAGCACCTCCGAGACGGGCCGTTCGTCCCGCACCGAGTACACCGGCCGCACCTCCGCGACGATCCGCCGGTGGGCCTGGCGCAGGGCCGCCGTCCGGTGGGCGGGATCCGAGGTGCCCGCCGGGTCCTCCGGCGCGGCGACGCGCCCGAGCAGCGCGGTGACTCGCGGATGCCGCCAGTCGAGGATCCTCGTCGGGTCCGTGCTCCCCGCCACCGCCCTCCCGCCGCTGGAGCGCCGGCGGGTACGGCCTCGGGGCGTGAGAAGCGAACTCGTCATGACCGTGGTCCTCTCGTCGGGCACCCCAAGGGCGGCGAGGGGTATCGTGACAGAGAATTTGAACGTGTTCAACTGTGAGGTGAACGTCGCCCGCCGCATATCCCGTTCTGCCTCGCGCTGCCCTGCACAGTCCTGAACCACACCGCCCTGAACCACACCGCCCTGAACCGCGCCGCCCCGCACCGCACCGCCCCGCACCGCACCGTGCTCCGCCGGGCGGCACCGCGCCGCCCGGCGAGGTGGTCGCTAGCAGGGCTCGTCGAACTTGACCGCCGTGAGTTCCACCGGTTGGCCGCGGAGTGCGGCACCGGCGGCCGGGGACTGGGTGCACACCTTCCAGTTGCTCTCGATCAGGATCCAACGCTTCGCGCCGGAAGCGTCCTTGACCGTGAACGACGTTCCCGAGCCGAGTGCGGCCCGCGCGGCCTTCACCGACTTTCCCGCGAAGTCCGGGATCTTCCCGCCCGCCGTGGAAGGGGCTGTCACATCCTTCGACGGGCATGTCTCGGCGAGCTTCACGGAACCGAGGTCCAGGGTGGTGTCGGTGGTCGTCGTCGTGCCCGCGCGCACGTTCTGCGTGCACACCTTCCAGTCCCGGTCGAGGATCTGGTGACGGCCCCGGCCGAGCGAGTCGTGCGACTTCAGCGAGCGGAAGCCCTGCTTCTGTGCCTCGTCCTGGGCGGACTGCAGGCCCATGCCGACGAAGTCGGGCACCGTTCTCCGTTCGGCCGCGGTCGGCTTGTCGTCCTTCGGTGTCGAGGCCGACGCGCTGGGGGCCGAACTGCCCGTGGCCCTGCCGCCGTCCGCCGGCTGACAGGCGGCGACACAGCCGACCCCGACCGTGAGCAGGACGACACTGATGATCCGGGTGCGCACGTATTCCCCCAAGTGGTACTGGTGCGGACGGAATGCACGGAACAGCATACGAAAAGGCACACGTCGGGTTACGGATCGGTCATGTCCTCCCTCCGTGGGCTGTTTCGAGTGGGATGACGTCAGTGGCGCGAACATGACGGTAAGCAAAGGGCGGGGTGCGTGTGACCGAGCCGTG includes:
- a CDS encoding transglutaminase domain-containing protein is translated as MTSSLLTPRGRTRRRSSGGRAVAGSTDPTRILDWRHPRVTALLGRVAAPEDPAGTSDPAHRTAALRQAHRRIVAEVRPVYSVRDERPVSEVLRLGRGSCSQRLAVLEAVARASGVATRVRGLLVDGAFWYPRFPRLHRIVPDQVLLAWPEFRLEDLSPADRPTPPWLTVSELFGGLDELSEGHGGGFTNTGAETLFEALSRTAIDWDGATVCPADSVACDLSAHVLADLGHFGSRDELFARHGQTLCAMARLLAEPVLGRRSAGV
- a CDS encoding histidine phosphatase family protein, translated to MAVEIIYETHATTTDNQAGIATGWLPGRLSELGRRQAGELGERRRGDALAAVFTSDLHRAVETARIAFPGGKPAIHQDIRLRECNYGDLNGTSAVLIAAQRARRIDEPFPGGQSYRQVLAATDAFLHDLATDWDGCRILLIAHSANRWALDCLLAGASLDDLLEAPPAWRPGWRYTLPADWPAPTR
- a CDS encoding PASTA domain-containing protein; the encoded protein is MLFRAFRPHQYHLGEYVRTRIISVVLLTVGVGCVAACQPADGGRATGSSAPSASASTPKDDKPTAAERRTVPDFVGMGLQSAQDEAQKQGFRSLKSHDSLGRGRHQILDRDWKVCTQNVRAGTTTTTDTTLDLGSVKLAETCPSKDVTAPSTAGGKIPDFAGKSVKAARAALGSGTSFTVKDASGAKRWILIESNWKVCTQSPAAGAALRGQPVELTAVKFDEPC